From the genome of Leguminivora glycinivorella isolate SPB_JAAS2020 chromosome Z, LegGlyc_1.1, whole genome shotgun sequence, one region includes:
- the LOC125241468 gene encoding uncharacterized protein LOC125241468: MAAAASRRSLGQLLQQGWNEIPEILATTGVALVGVGLATIGCYNYVKNDGDNRRYKSTYVVMRPDDPKAKLIRKD, from the coding sequence ATGGCTGCTGCTGCATCAAGACGTTCTCTTGGACAACTTCTTCAGCAGGGATGGAACGAGATTCCAGAGATTTTGGCTACTACTGGTGTGGCCTTAGTAGGAGTGGGTTTGGCTACGATAGGATGTTATAATTACGTGAAAAACGACGGGGATAACAGAAGATACAAGAGTACCTACGTGGTAATGAGACCTGATGACCCCAAAGCTAAATTAATTCGCAAAGATTGA
- the LOC125241180 gene encoding uncharacterized protein LOC125241180 isoform X2, translating into MYYRVGLVLLFAACSIPDCSADPLTPKQEQEIIKYIENQINHIDVHDEDSLNKALYKLSDLFKPYMKHGIKLWNIPVLDPLFLKTVKITQNEGGNNFKAEFNSVWVYGLSDYSIEYIRAHPAKYSFEMKLKFPDLKMLGNYDIDGKLLILELKDHGPFTANLSASINESLNRNVDDLVRDLKPAFVREINRIIVRTLNRSVENLPLAKWQAAIK; encoded by the exons ATGTATTACCGGGTCGGCCTTGTGTTATTATTCGCCGCTTGTTCCATCCCGGACTGTTCCGCCGACCCCTTGACGCCTAAACAGGAacaagaaataataaaatatatcg AAAACCAGATAAATCATATAGATGTCCACGATGAAGATAGCCTCAATAAAGCTCTATACAAGTTGTCGGATTTGTTTAAGCCTTACATGAAGCACG GCATAAAATTATGGAATATTCCTGTATTGGATCCGTTATTTTTGAAGACAGTTAAGATAACACAAAACGAGGGTGGTAATAATTTCAAAGCCGAATTTAATTCTGTATGGGTTTATGGTTTATCCGACTATTCGATCGAATACATTCG GGCACATCCCGCGAAGTACTCTTTTGAAATGAAGCTGAAATTTCCAGATTTAAAAATGCTAGGGAATTACGATATAGATGGCAAATTGCTTATCCTGGAATTGAAAGATCATGGCCCTTTTACCGCGAATCTGA GCGCGTCTATCAACGAATCTCTGAACCGAAACGTGGACGATCTAGTCCGCGACCTGAAACCGGCTTTTGTGCGAGAAATCAACCGCATCATCGTGCGCACCTTGAACAGGAGTGTGGAGAACCTGCCTTTAGCTAAGTGGCAAGCGGCCATTAAGTGA
- the LOC125241180 gene encoding circadian clock-controlled protein daywake-like isoform X1, translating into MYYRVGLVLLFAACSIPDCSADPLTPKQEQEIIKYIENQINHIDVHDEDSLNKALYKLSDLFKPYMKHGIKLWNIPVLDPLFLKTVKITQNEGGNNFKAEFNSVWVYGLSDYSIEYIRAHPAKYSFEMKLKFPDLKMLGNYDIDGKLLILELKDHGPFTANLTGVDAIVENKFTVKNGHLLLSDSKTDFAVKSLKFHLENLLKGSPVGASINESLNRNVDDLVRDLKPAFVREINRIIVRTLNRSVENLPLAKWQAAIK; encoded by the exons ATGTATTACCGGGTCGGCCTTGTGTTATTATTCGCCGCTTGTTCCATCCCGGACTGTTCCGCCGACCCCTTGACGCCTAAACAGGAacaagaaataataaaatatatcg AAAACCAGATAAATCATATAGATGTCCACGATGAAGATAGCCTCAATAAAGCTCTATACAAGTTGTCGGATTTGTTTAAGCCTTACATGAAGCACG GCATAAAATTATGGAATATTCCTGTATTGGATCCGTTATTTTTGAAGACAGTTAAGATAACACAAAACGAGGGTGGTAATAATTTCAAAGCCGAATTTAATTCTGTATGGGTTTATGGTTTATCCGACTATTCGATCGAATACATTCG GGCACATCCCGCGAAGTACTCTTTTGAAATGAAGCTGAAATTTCCAGATTTAAAAATGCTAGGGAATTACGATATAGATGGCAAATTGCTTATCCTGGAATTGAAAGATCATGGCCCTTTTACCGCGAATCTGA CTGGTGTGGACGCCATTGTGGAAAATAAATTCACTGTCAAGAACGGCCATCTTCTTCTTTCGGACTCTAAAACAGATTTTGCTGTCAAGAGTTTGAAATTTCATTTGGAGAATTTGCTCAAAGGCTCCCCAGTCG GCGCGTCTATCAACGAATCTCTGAACCGAAACGTGGACGATCTAGTCCGCGACCTGAAACCGGCTTTTGTGCGAGAAATCAACCGCATCATCGTGCGCACCTTGAACAGGAGTGTGGAGAACCTGCCTTTAGCTAAGTGGCAAGCGGCCATTAAGTGA